In Chitinophagales bacterium, the following proteins share a genomic window:
- a CDS encoding glycosyltransferase family 39 protein, whose protein sequence is MPKIPIWVFILLAILHISAVRVGVMDIDASQYAEISREMMESGNYLQLFDRGIDYLDKPPFLFWASALSMKIFGVGNFGFKLPSILFALFAIYATYRLARLLYDEATGRMAALVFGTCQGMFLMTNDIRTDTMLTSWVVIAIWLIKEWDVHGKLYHLLLGFGAVAFGMMSKGPVALMVPVFCFATDWALHRQWSKFFRWQYLLGILVMALLLIPMSIGLYQQFDAQPNKIVNGLTGVSGLRFFYWSQSFGRITGESPWNNGAGIDFLFVNMLWSFLPWVLLFIPALIIRIVELVKQKFRLQPGQEWMTTGGFILSYLALGSSHYQLPHYIFVAFPLAAIMVAVLLKDFFEGDRYGQLHAIFKPVQWGISFLLLGVVLLLVAYVFPGSTLWLILWIIAVAVLVFIAFKKTIQPKMFWLSVAAIMLSNFFMTNHFYHTLMNYQLGNQMAACIKEKKVATDDIIQYKMVDPLNSFHFYAQGVISRDSFAIEPGKYVITQNSGLAKLTEKGLDYDTVTTGKCFRISELKPAFLNPDTRQAAMMDYYFLRIK, encoded by the coding sequence ATGCCGAAAATTCCGATCTGGGTCTTTATACTACTTGCTATATTACATATATCTGCCGTACGTGTGGGAGTAATGGATATTGATGCCTCGCAATATGCGGAGATCAGCCGCGAGATGATGGAGAGCGGCAATTACCTGCAGTTGTTCGACCGGGGTATCGATTACCTGGACAAGCCACCTTTCCTGTTCTGGGCAAGTGCCTTGAGTATGAAGATATTCGGCGTGGGGAATTTTGGTTTTAAACTACCATCCATATTATTCGCACTATTTGCCATATATGCTACTTACAGGCTGGCAAGATTACTATATGACGAGGCTACAGGACGCATGGCAGCACTGGTATTTGGTACATGCCAGGGTATGTTCCTGATGACCAATGACATTCGTACGGATACCATGCTGACGAGCTGGGTTGTGATCGCTATATGGCTGATAAAAGAATGGGATGTGCACGGCAAGCTATATCATCTCTTATTGGGTTTCGGCGCTGTTGCATTCGGTATGATGAGCAAAGGGCCGGTAGCCTTGATGGTGCCTGTATTTTGCTTTGCAACAGACTGGGCATTACATCGTCAATGGAGTAAATTCTTCAGGTGGCAATATTTATTGGGCATTCTTGTGATGGCATTACTGCTTATCCCGATGAGCATTGGCCTGTATCAACAGTTTGATGCTCAACCCAACAAAATAGTCAACGGACTGACAGGTGTTTCAGGATTACGTTTTTTCTACTGGTCGCAAAGCTTCGGCAGGATAACCGGCGAAAGCCCATGGAACAACGGTGCAGGAATTGATTTCCTGTTCGTGAATATGCTCTGGTCTTTCCTGCCATGGGTACTATTATTCATACCGGCATTAATTATCCGTATTGTAGAACTTGTAAAACAGAAATTCCGCCTGCAACCCGGGCAGGAATGGATGACTACAGGTGGTTTTATTCTATCATACCTGGCGCTTGGCTCTTCGCACTACCAGCTGCCACACTATATTTTCGTGGCCTTTCCGCTGGCGGCTATTATGGTTGCGGTATTGCTGAAAGACTTTTTTGAAGGCGATAGGTACGGCCAGCTACACGCCATATTCAAGCCGGTACAGTGGGGTATCTCCTTTTTATTGCTTGGAGTAGTACTATTGTTGGTTGCCTATGTTTTTCCCGGTAGCACTTTATGGCTCATATTATGGATAATTGCAGTGGCGGTGCTGGTATTCATAGCCTTCAAAAAAACAATTCAGCCTAAAATGTTCTGGCTGAGTGTCGCTGCTATTATGCTCAGCAATTTCTTTATGACCAATCATTTTTATCATACCTTGATGAACTACCAGTTGGGCAACCAGATGGCGGCCTGCATCAAAGAAAAGAAGGTAGCTACAGATGACATCATTCAGTATAAAATGGTCGATCCGCTCAATTCTTTCCATTTCTATGCACAGGGTGTCATCTCACGAGACAGCTTTGCTATAGAGCCCGGCAAGTACGTAATAACACAGAATTCGGGACTGGCAAAGCTGACTGAGAAAGGATTGGATTATGACACTGTTACTACCGGTAAGTGTTTCCGTATCAGCGAATTAAAACCAGCTTTTCTCAATCCTGACACAAGACAGGCAGCAATGATGGATTATTATTTTTTACGGATCAAATAA
- a CDS encoding dipeptide epimerase, with translation MHLKYYPYDLAFKYPFTTYKGTKTAQPMLVVSLGTGRLMGFGEVGAISYYNVTVEGMIAQLEAKKHVIERYALTNPERFWHFLHHLLPGQNFLVAALDIAAWDLYAKMRGKPVYELLGLKWEHTPITDYTIGMDSVDEMLAKLKANPWPLYKVKVGRPDDIDLVRAIRNNTDAGIRVDANEGWSFEEAKHLVPELKKLGVSMIEQPLHRDEVEAQKELKSISGIPLFADESCQTEPDIKKCTEGFHGVNIKLAKCGGITPAVRMIEEAKKLGLKTMIGAMCEATIGSAAIASLMPMLDEVDADGPLLLKEDVATGLTYDNGVISPSGKPGLGISFRGAKFEK, from the coding sequence TTGCATTTAAAGTATTATCCCTACGATCTGGCATTCAAATACCCGTTTACAACATATAAGGGGACAAAGACTGCGCAACCAATGCTGGTAGTGTCTTTGGGCACGGGCAGGCTGATGGGATTCGGTGAAGTAGGCGCTATAAGTTATTACAATGTTACGGTTGAAGGGATGATAGCGCAACTGGAAGCTAAAAAACATGTAATAGAACGTTACGCACTCACCAATCCTGAGCGTTTCTGGCATTTCCTGCACCACTTATTGCCGGGGCAGAATTTTCTTGTAGCGGCATTGGATATCGCTGCATGGGACCTGTATGCAAAAATGCGTGGCAAGCCTGTATATGAGTTGCTTGGCCTGAAATGGGAGCATACGCCAATTACGGATTATACAATTGGTATGGATAGTGTTGATGAAATGCTGGCTAAATTAAAAGCTAATCCATGGCCGCTGTACAAAGTAAAAGTTGGCAGGCCTGATGATATAGACCTGGTACGTGCTATACGGAACAATACAGATGCGGGGATAAGGGTAGATGCTAATGAAGGCTGGAGTTTTGAAGAAGCGAAACACCTTGTGCCGGAATTGAAAAAGCTGGGTGTGAGCATGATAGAGCAGCCGCTGCATCGTGATGAAGTAGAAGCACAAAAAGAACTGAAAAGTATATCGGGCATACCGCTTTTTGCAGATGAAAGTTGCCAGACGGAACCGGATATCAAAAAATGTACAGAGGGTTTTCATGGAGTGAACATCAAACTCGCCAAGTGTGGGGGTATCACACCTGCCGTGCGGATGATAGAGGAAGCGAAAAAGCTGGGGTTGAAGACGATGATAGGTGCTATGTGTGAGGCTACTATCGGCTCTGCAGCTATTGCCAGCCTGATGCCGATGCTGGACGAAGTGGATGCAGATGGGCCGCTTTTATTAAAAGAAGATGTAGCTACAGGCTTAACATACGACAATGGTGTTATCAGCCCGAGTGGTAAGCCGGGTTTGGGTATTAGCTTCAGGGGCGCAAAGTTTGAAAAATAA
- the murB gene encoding UDP-N-acetylmuramate dehydrogenase gives MQVQENISLQPYNTFGIAANAARFVTLTDRAQLEEITGDDTLPAEKHIIGGGSNILLTGDVQGLTIHNQLKGIEVLKEDDDHIWVKVGSGEVWHEWVMYAIKNNWAGIENLALIPGTVGAAPMQNIGAYGVEVKDAIDEVTTWLWDEKKYITYKNEQCRFGYRDSIFKHELKGKAFIIDVTFRLNKRPVFHTSYGAIQQELDRTCITDLSIKAIADAVITIRSSKLPDPKQIGNAGSFFKNPTIPTTQYDELKKQYAEIPSYPVDEGFVKVPAGWLIEQCGYKGYKTGHTGVHDKQALVLVNHGGANGREVWALSETILQAVQQKYGIVLEREVQVW, from the coding sequence ATGCAGGTACAGGAAAATATTTCATTACAACCATATAATACATTTGGCATAGCGGCCAATGCAGCCCGTTTTGTGACATTGACCGATAGGGCACAACTGGAAGAAATAACCGGAGATGATACCCTGCCTGCTGAGAAGCATATTATTGGCGGTGGTAGTAATATCTTGCTGACAGGTGACGTGCAGGGGCTGACCATACATAATCAACTAAAGGGTATAGAGGTACTTAAAGAAGATGATGACCATATATGGGTAAAGGTTGGCTCGGGCGAGGTATGGCACGAGTGGGTGATGTATGCCATAAAGAATAATTGGGCGGGTATAGAGAACCTTGCATTGATACCGGGGACAGTAGGGGCAGCACCTATGCAGAATATCGGTGCTTATGGAGTGGAGGTGAAAGATGCGATAGACGAAGTGACAACATGGTTGTGGGATGAGAAAAAATACATCACATACAAAAATGAACAATGCAGGTTTGGTTACAGGGATAGCATTTTCAAGCACGAACTGAAAGGTAAAGCGTTTATTATAGATGTCACGTTCAGGCTGAATAAACGTCCCGTATTTCATACGAGTTATGGTGCTATACAGCAAGAGCTGGATAGAACATGTATTACAGACCTATCCATCAAGGCCATTGCAGATGCAGTGATAACTATACGTAGCAGCAAATTACCTGATCCGAAACAAATAGGTAATGCAGGTAGCTTTTTTAAAAATCCTACTATACCAACAACCCAATATGATGAACTAAAAAAACAATATGCAGAAATACCTTCGTATCCAGTGGATGAAGGGTTTGTAAAAGTACCGGCAGGGTGGCTGATAGAGCAGTGCGGTTATAAAGGTTATAAAACAGGCCATACGGGCGTGCATGATAAACAGGCGCTGGTGTTGGTGAATCACGGTGGTGCCAATGGTAGAGAGGTTTGGGCATTGTCAGAAACTATCTTGCAGGCTGTTCAGCAGAAATATGGTATTGTACTGGAGCGTGAAGTGCAGGTCTGGTAA